A region from the Pseudomonas sp. KU26590 genome encodes:
- a CDS encoding ABC transporter ATP-binding protein yields the protein MSDEIVLSVDNLMMHFGGIKALSDVSLQVRRNSIFALIGPNGAGKTTVFNCLTGFYKATGGRIELNARGKKTNVIQLLGEQFRAADFASPKRFGSRLYYKMFGGTHLVNRAGLARTFQNIRLFKEMSVVENLLVAQHMWVNRNMLAGILNTKAYRKAEDDAMNTAFYWLEVVDLVDCANRLAGELSYGQQRRLEIARAMCTRPQVICLDEPAAGLNPQETEALSGMIRHLRDDHDMTIVLIEHDMGMVMGISDDIVVLDHGNVIAKGKPEQIRNDPKVIAAYLGADEEELV from the coding sequence ATGAGCGACGAAATCGTTCTGTCCGTCGACAACCTGATGATGCATTTCGGCGGCATCAAGGCTCTCAGCGATGTCAGTCTGCAAGTGCGGCGCAACTCGATCTTCGCCCTGATCGGCCCGAACGGCGCCGGCAAGACCACAGTATTCAACTGCCTGACCGGTTTCTACAAAGCCACTGGCGGGCGTATCGAGCTCAATGCGCGGGGCAAGAAAACCAACGTCATTCAGCTGCTCGGCGAGCAATTTCGCGCCGCCGACTTCGCTTCGCCCAAGCGCTTCGGCAGCCGGCTGTACTACAAGATGTTCGGCGGCACGCACCTGGTAAACCGCGCGGGGCTCGCGCGAACTTTCCAGAACATTCGCCTGTTCAAGGAAATGTCTGTCGTCGAGAACCTGCTGGTCGCACAGCACATGTGGGTTAACCGCAACATGCTCGCCGGCATCCTCAACACCAAGGCCTATCGCAAGGCCGAAGACGACGCCATGAACACTGCGTTCTACTGGCTCGAAGTGGTGGATCTGGTGGACTGCGCCAACCGTCTGGCTGGCGAGCTTTCCTACGGCCAGCAACGCCGTCTGGAGATCGCCCGCGCCATGTGCACGCGGCCGCAGGTCATCTGCCTGGACGAACCGGCAGCCGGCCTGAACCCTCAGGAAACCGAGGCGTTGAGCGGCATGATTCGCCACCTGCGCGACGATCACGACATGACCATCGTGCTGATCGAGCACGACATGGGCATGGTCATGGGCATTTCCGACGACATCGTCGTGCTTGACCACGGCAACGTGATCGCCAAGGGTAAACCGGAGCAGATCCGCAATGATCCGAAAGTGATCGCCGCGTACCTGGGCGCTGATGAAGAGGAGTTGGTATGA
- the ureG gene encoding urease accessory protein UreG: MNSQPLRVGIGGPVGSGKTALTLALCLALRDRYNLAVVTNDIYTREDADFLVRNEALAPERIIGVETGGCPHTAIREDASINLEAVDQLNRRFEGLDLIIVESGGDNLSATFSPELSDLTIYVIDVSAGDKLPRKGGPGICKSDLLVINKIDLAPLVGASLEMMDRDTKKMRGDKPFVFSNQKTGHGLEQIIAFIERQGLLTAA; the protein is encoded by the coding sequence ATGAACAGCCAACCTTTGCGCGTCGGCATCGGCGGTCCGGTCGGTTCCGGCAAGACCGCGCTGACGCTCGCGCTGTGCCTGGCCCTGCGCGATCGCTACAACCTGGCGGTGGTCACCAACGACATCTACACCCGTGAAGACGCTGACTTTCTGGTGCGCAACGAAGCACTGGCGCCTGAGCGCATCATCGGCGTGGAAACCGGCGGCTGCCCGCACACGGCGATCCGCGAAGACGCTTCGATTAACCTGGAAGCCGTCGACCAGCTCAACAGGCGCTTCGAGGGGCTGGACCTGATCATCGTCGAGTCGGGCGGCGACAACCTGTCCGCGACGTTCAGCCCGGAGCTGTCGGACCTCACCATTTACGTGATCGACGTGTCGGCGGGCGACAAGCTGCCGCGCAAGGGCGGCCCCGGCATCTGCAAATCCGATCTGCTGGTGATCAACAAGATCGACCTCGCGCCGCTGGTGGGTGCATCGCTGGAGATGATGGACCGCGACACGAAGAAGATGCGCGGCGACAAGCCGTTCGTGTTCAGCAACCAGAAAACCGGTCACGGCCTGGAGCAGATCATCGCGTTCATCGAGCGCCAGGGCCTGCTGACTGCGGCCTGA
- a CDS encoding TetR family transcriptional regulator: protein MLPRAEQKQQTRHALLDAARGLMESGRGFGSLSLREVAKTAGIVPTGFYRHFDDMDHLGLALVSEVGQTFRETIRRVRHNHNIDSGIIDASIRIFLDVVAANRSQFLFLAREQYGGSLKVRQALGALREGIIADLATDLASMPKFQHLNTDDLSVMADLVVKSVFAMLPELIDPPPPALAAHLTPRAKITQQLRFIFIGAKRWQGLGSTE from the coding sequence ATGCTGCCCCGCGCCGAACAGAAACAGCAGACCCGCCACGCCCTGCTCGATGCAGCCCGGGGCCTGATGGAGAGCGGGCGCGGTTTCGGCAGTCTGAGCCTGCGCGAAGTGGCGAAAACCGCCGGCATCGTGCCCACCGGTTTTTATCGGCATTTCGATGACATGGACCACCTGGGCCTGGCGCTGGTCAGCGAGGTCGGCCAGACCTTCCGCGAAACCATCCGCCGCGTGCGCCACAACCACAACATCGACAGCGGCATCATTGATGCCTCCATTCGCATCTTTCTGGATGTCGTGGCCGCCAACCGCTCGCAGTTTCTGTTCCTGGCGCGCGAGCAATACGGCGGCTCGCTGAAAGTCCGTCAGGCGCTCGGTGCACTGCGCGAAGGCATCATCGCCGACCTCGCGACCGACCTGGCGTCAATGCCCAAATTCCAGCACCTGAACACCGACGACCTTTCGGTCATGGCCGACCTGGTGGTGAAGAGCGTGTTCGCCATGCTGCCAGAACTGATCGACCCGCCGCCCCCGGCATTGGCCGCCCACTTGACTCCCCGCGCGAAAATCACCCAGCAGCTGCGCTTCATCTTCATCGGCGCCAAGCGCTGGCAGGGATTGGGCAGTACTGAGTGA
- a CDS encoding HupE/UreJ family protein: protein MNCKKVFGALALLLVPALAFAHPGHDESGLVAGISHPLGGIDHLLAMIAVGLWAAQQKGAARWALPCTFVGTMLIGGLLGFEGLALPGLESGIAASVFALGLAVALAVRPPLFVAVAATALFAMFHGVAHGLELPEMSSPWGYALGFVGATAALHAAGYAVVRFLPTAATPVVRIAGALSAATGVWLFAG, encoded by the coding sequence ATGAACTGCAAAAAAGTATTTGGCGCGTTGGCGCTGCTGCTCGTTCCGGCGCTGGCCTTCGCGCACCCTGGCCACGATGAAAGCGGCCTGGTGGCCGGCATCAGCCATCCACTGGGCGGTATCGATCACCTGCTGGCGATGATTGCCGTGGGGCTCTGGGCTGCACAGCAAAAAGGCGCGGCGCGCTGGGCGCTGCCGTGCACGTTCGTCGGCACCATGCTGATCGGCGGATTGCTCGGGTTTGAAGGGCTGGCATTGCCGGGTCTGGAGAGCGGCATTGCGGCGTCGGTGTTTGCACTGGGCCTGGCGGTGGCGCTGGCCGTACGTCCGCCACTGTTCGTGGCCGTGGCGGCGACGGCGCTGTTTGCGATGTTCCACGGCGTGGCCCATGGTCTGGAGCTGCCGGAGATGTCGAGCCCTTGGGGTTATGCGCTGGGTTTCGTCGGCGCGACGGCTGCGCTGCACGCAGCGGGTTATGCCGTGGTGCGGTTTCTGCCAACAGCGGCAACGCCAGTGGTACGGATCGCCGGGGCTCTGTCGGCCGCGACGGGCGTCTGGTTGTTCGCGGGCTAG
- a CDS encoding SDR family oxidoreductase — MTSTVFITGATSGFGEACARRFAEAGWSLVLTGRREDRLQALSAELSKQTKVHTLTLDVRDRAGVERAVESLPAEFAKIRGLINNAGLALGIDPAPKCDLDDWDTMIDTNIKGLVYTTRTLLSRLIAYGRGASIVNLGSVAGNYPYPGGNVYGGTKAFVGQFSLNLRNDLIGTGVRVTNLEPGLCESEFSLVRFGGDQAKYDATYAGAEPIQPQDIADTIFWIMNTPAHVNVNSLELMPVSQTWAGFAIDRSRGEK, encoded by the coding sequence ATGACCTCTACCGTATTCATTACCGGTGCCACTTCCGGGTTTGGCGAAGCCTGCGCCCGACGTTTTGCTGAGGCGGGCTGGTCGCTGGTGCTGACCGGTCGCCGTGAAGACCGCTTGCAGGCGCTGAGCGCCGAGCTGTCGAAACAGACCAAGGTGCACACGCTGACACTGGACGTGCGCGATCGCGCGGGCGTGGAGCGCGCTGTGGAAAGCCTGCCGGCTGAATTCGCGAAGATTCGCGGCCTGATCAACAACGCTGGCCTGGCGCTGGGGATTGATCCTGCACCCAAGTGCGATCTGGATGACTGGGACACCATGATCGACACCAACATCAAAGGGCTGGTGTACACGACGCGCACGCTGCTTTCGCGTCTGATCGCTTACGGCCGCGGTGCCAGCATCGTCAACCTTGGTTCGGTGGCAGGGAATTATCCGTACCCGGGCGGCAACGTGTATGGCGGCACCAAGGCGTTCGTCGGGCAGTTCTCGCTGAACCTGCGCAATGACCTGATCGGCACCGGCGTACGGGTGACCAACCTTGAGCCGGGCTTGTGCGAGAGCGAGTTCTCGCTGGTGCGTTTCGGCGGCGATCAGGCCAAGTACGACGCCACCTACGCAGGCGCCGAGCCGATCCAGCCCCAGGACATCGCCGACACCATCTTCTGGATCATGAACACGCCGGCCCACGTCAACGTCAACAGCCTGGAACTGATGCCCGTGAGCCAGACCTGGGCCGGGTTCGCGATTGATCGCAGTCGTGGCGAGAAGTAA
- a CDS encoding AsmA family protein — MTRGRKIFAWTAAILLLLLVILIIVIATFDWNRLKPTINEKVSAELHRPFAINGNLAVSWHREPDEGGWRAWVPWPHVSAEDISLGNPEWSKTPQMVTLKRVDLRLSPLSLLAQRVVIPRINLTEPNAKIERLADGRANWVFDLPKSDPNAKPSSWVVDIGSIGFDKGFVSYNDQKINTAVDVVIDMLGKPIPYGDIVGSSEAKKVQDKGASAQDYAFGFTAKGQYHGQKLNGSGKVGGLLALKDAALPFPVQADVSAGALRVAIAGTVTDPQNLGALDLRLKLSGDSLSNLYPLTGVTLPDSPPYSTDGRLVAKLHDPAGASFQYKAFNGKIGDSDIHGDLGFVASEPRPKLTGALVSNQLLMADLKPLIGADSNAEQKTRGGESKQPTGKVLPVEEFKTDRWAAMDADVEFTGKRIVQSADLPFTDLYTHVVLNDGVLSLQPLRFGVAGGKLDADIKLNGHTQPLEGRAKLSARGFKLKQLFPTFEPMKTSFGELNGDADLSGRGNSVAALLGTSNGDLKMLINDGAVSRGLMEIAGLNVGNYVVGKLFGDKDVKINCAATDVGFKDGLASTRVFLFDTENAIIYVEGTANMKTEQLDMKITPESKGFRVFSLRSPLYVRGPFSKPNAGVESGPLLLRGAGMVLLGAAVGPAAALLALVAPSNGDAPNQCTGLLEQMRSGKAPKTVK; from the coding sequence ATGACGCGAGGCCGTAAAATCTTTGCCTGGACAGCCGCAATCCTGCTGCTGTTGCTGGTGATTCTGATCATTGTGATCGCGACGTTCGACTGGAACCGGCTCAAGCCGACCATCAACGAGAAGGTGTCTGCAGAACTGCATCGTCCCTTTGCCATCAACGGCAATCTGGCCGTGAGCTGGCACCGTGAGCCCGACGAAGGCGGCTGGCGCGCCTGGGTGCCTTGGCCGCATGTGTCGGCGGAAGATATTTCACTGGGCAATCCCGAGTGGTCGAAGACGCCGCAGATGGTCACGCTCAAACGCGTCGATCTGCGCTTGTCTCCCCTGTCATTGCTGGCACAGCGCGTGGTCATCCCGCGCATCAACCTGACCGAGCCCAACGCGAAAATCGAGCGTCTGGCCGATGGCCGCGCCAACTGGGTGTTTGATCTGCCCAAGAGTGACCCGAACGCCAAGCCATCGAGCTGGGTGGTCGACATTGGCTCGATCGGCTTCGATAAAGGCTTCGTGAGCTACAACGACCAGAAGATCAACACGGCGGTCGATGTGGTCATTGATATGCTGGGCAAGCCGATCCCCTATGGCGACATCGTCGGCAGCAGCGAGGCGAAGAAGGTCCAGGACAAGGGCGCTTCGGCCCAGGACTACGCCTTTGGCTTTACCGCCAAAGGCCAGTACCACGGCCAGAAGCTCAACGGCAGCGGCAAGGTGGGTGGGCTGCTGGCGTTGAAAGATGCCGCGCTGCCCTTCCCGGTGCAGGCTGACGTCAGTGCTGGCGCCCTGCGGGTCGCTATCGCGGGCACCGTGACCGATCCGCAGAACCTGGGCGCACTGGACCTGAGGCTGAAACTGTCCGGCGACAGCCTCAGCAACCTGTATCCGCTGACCGGCGTAACCCTGCCGGACTCCCCGCCGTACTCCACCGATGGTCGCCTGGTCGCGAAACTGCACGACCCTGCGGGCGCGTCGTTCCAGTACAAAGCCTTCAACGGCAAGATAGGCGACAGTGACATCCACGGCGACCTGGGCTTTGTCGCCAGCGAACCGCGTCCCAAGCTGACCGGCGCGCTGGTGTCCAATCAGTTGCTGATGGCGGATCTAAAGCCGCTGATCGGCGCCGACTCCAACGCCGAGCAGAAAACCCGTGGCGGCGAGAGCAAACAGCCGACGGGCAAAGTGCTGCCGGTCGAAGAGTTCAAGACCGACCGTTGGGCGGCCATGGACGCCGATGTCGAGTTCACGGGCAAGCGCATCGTGCAGAGCGCCGACCTGCCGTTCACCGATCTGTACACCCACGTGGTGCTCAATGACGGCGTGCTGAGCCTGCAGCCTCTGCGCTTCGGCGTGGCGGGCGGCAAGCTCGACGCCGACATCAAGCTCAACGGTCACACCCAGCCGCTGGAGGGCCGCGCCAAGCTGTCGGCTCGCGGCTTCAAGCTCAAGCAGTTGTTCCCGACCTTCGAACCGATGAAAACCAGCTTTGGTGAGCTCAACGGTGATGCGGACCTCAGTGGCCGTGGCAATTCGGTGGCCGCCTTGCTGGGCACCTCCAACGGCGATCTGAAGATGCTGATCAACGACGGCGCTGTCAGCCGAGGCCTGATGGAGATTGCCGGCCTGAACGTCGGTAACTATGTGGTCGGCAAGCTGTTCGGCGACAAGGACGTGAAGATCAACTGTGCGGCCACTGATGTAGGCTTCAAGGACGGCCTGGCGAGCACCAGGGTGTTTTTGTTCGACACCGAAAACGCGATCATTTACGTCGAAGGTACGGCGAACATGAAGACCGAGCAGCTGGACATGAAGATCACGCCTGAATCGAAAGGCTTCCGGGTCTTCTCCCTGCGTTCGCCACTGTATGTACGCGGGCCGTTCAGCAAGCCTAATGCGGGTGTCGAGTCCGGCCCGCTGTTGCTGCGGGGCGCCGGTATGGTGCTGTTGGGCGCGGCTGTAGGTCCGGCAGCAGCGTTGCTGGCGCTGGTGGCGCCGAGCAATGGCGACGCGCCTAACCAATGTACCGGGTTGCTGGAGCAGATGCGGTCAGGCAAGGCGCCGAAGACGGTGAAGTAA
- the osmE gene encoding osmotically-inducible lipoprotein OsmE encodes MFKQSLAVVISMAALAGCASTTMPNPVDYATYRNAPLVKQVEEGMTKEQVLTIGGTPSTTIQRRAHPGTCNNYVLNREGHQQAYYVTFDNNGRVNSKGFMTCEQRDANERAM; translated from the coding sequence ATGTTCAAGCAATCCCTGGCAGTAGTGATTTCCATGGCCGCATTGGCTGGTTGCGCATCGACCACCATGCCGAACCCGGTTGATTACGCGACCTATCGCAACGCACCGCTGGTCAAGCAAGTTGAAGAAGGCATGACCAAGGAACAAGTCCTGACCATCGGCGGCACGCCATCGACCACCATTCAGCGTCGCGCCCACCCAGGCACTTGCAACAACTACGTGCTGAACCGCGAAGGCCATCAGCAGGCGTACTACGTCACCTTCGACAACAATGGCCGCGTCAACAGCAAGGGTTTCATGACCTGCGAACAGCGTGACGCCAACGAACGCGCCATGTGA
- the ureE gene encoding urease accessory protein UreE — protein MLVIHQRIEPQAEWAAELHLIFEARSKSRLRCFSAEGEDVGLFLERGQPPLRDGDFLKAEDGRIVRVCARPEQLMHVTCSNAFELTRAAYHLGNRHVALQVGDGWLRLLDDYVLKAMLDQLGATTESLEAPFQPEHGAYGGGHHHSRAGEEDFNYAPRIHQFGVRT, from the coding sequence ATGCTGGTGATTCATCAACGGATCGAACCTCAGGCTGAATGGGCCGCAGAGCTGCATTTGATATTCGAGGCGCGGAGCAAAAGCCGGCTGCGCTGTTTCAGTGCCGAGGGTGAAGACGTCGGGCTGTTCCTCGAACGCGGTCAGCCGCCGCTGCGTGACGGCGACTTTCTCAAGGCCGAAGACGGCCGGATCGTGCGTGTTTGCGCGCGCCCCGAGCAACTGATGCACGTGACGTGCAGCAATGCCTTCGAGCTGACCCGCGCGGCGTATCACCTGGGCAATCGCCATGTGGCGCTGCAAGTGGGCGACGGTTGGCTCCGTCTGCTCGACGACTACGTGCTCAAGGCCATGCTCGATCAACTGGGCGCCACCACCGAATCCCTCGAAGCGCCCTTCCAGCCTGAGCACGGCGCCTATGGCGGCGGCCATCACCACTCGCGCGCCGGTGAGGAAGACTTCAACTACGCGCCGCGTATTCATCAATTCGGCGTGCGCACGTGA
- a CDS encoding urease accessory protein UreF — protein MNAAWALLRLASPQLPIGGYSYSQGLEMAVEQSTVHDSASAARWIGDQLLLNLARFEAPLLLAHCTAAAEEDWETLRELSEAHRASRETRELHLESRQMGYSLQQLLNGLPEMDQPARDFLHRIGEPHLALGWALAARAWQISPQDALAAWLWSWLENQLAVLMKTLPLGQQAAQRLTSELLPLLQKAQQHATALNPEHIGSAPFGLALASMNHERQYSRLFRS, from the coding sequence GTGAACGCCGCCTGGGCGCTGCTGCGTCTGGCAAGCCCCCAGCTGCCAATCGGCGGCTACAGCTATTCCCAGGGCCTGGAAATGGCGGTCGAGCAATCGACCGTTCACGATTCGGCCAGCGCCGCCCGCTGGATTGGCGACCAGTTGCTGCTCAACCTTGCGCGCTTCGAGGCGCCGCTGCTGCTGGCCCATTGCACGGCGGCTGCCGAAGAAGACTGGGAGACGTTGCGTGAGCTGAGCGAAGCCCACCGCGCCAGCCGGGAAACCCGTGAGCTGCACCTCGAAAGCCGCCAGATGGGCTACTCCCTGCAGCAATTGCTCAACGGCCTGCCGGAAATGGATCAACCCGCCCGGGATTTTCTGCATCGCATAGGCGAGCCGCATCTGGCGCTGGGCTGGGCACTGGCCGCGCGCGCCTGGCAGATCAGTCCTCAGGACGCACTCGCCGCCTGGCTCTGGAGCTGGCTGGAAAATCAGTTGGCAGTGCTGATGAAGACCCTCCCGCTGGGGCAGCAAGCCGCCCAGCGCCTGACCAGCGAGCTATTGCCTCTGCTGCAAAAGGCTCAGCAACACGCCACCGCACTGAACCCTGAACACATCGGCAGCGCGCCATTCGGTCTGGCGCTGGCGAGCATGAACCATGAGCGGCAGTACAGCCGCCTGTTCCGATCATGA
- a CDS encoding ferritin-like domain-containing protein, whose translation MINLHPMTDVATLRERARKNVEDGAVTEGYNGDREEVLRLLNSSLATELVCTLRYKRHYFMAKGIKSHAAADEFLEHATQELQHADKLAERIVQLGGEPEFNPDLLSKNSHAQYVAGNTLKEMITEDLVAERIAIDSYREIIQYIGDQDPTTRRIFEEILAQEEEHADDMADLLDGL comes from the coding sequence ATGATCAATCTGCACCCTATGACCGATGTCGCCACGTTGCGAGAGCGCGCGCGCAAAAACGTTGAAGACGGCGCCGTCACTGAAGGCTACAACGGTGACCGTGAAGAGGTCCTGCGTTTGTTGAACTCATCGCTGGCGACCGAACTGGTCTGCACCCTGCGTTACAAGCGTCACTATTTCATGGCCAAGGGCATCAAGTCCCACGCCGCCGCTGACGAGTTTCTGGAACACGCCACTCAAGAACTCCAGCACGCTGACAAACTGGCCGAGCGTATCGTGCAGCTGGGCGGCGAGCCGGAATTCAACCCGGACCTGCTGAGCAAGAATTCCCACGCGCAGTACGTGGCCGGTAACACGCTGAAAGAGATGATCACTGAAGACCTGGTGGCCGAGCGCATCGCGATCGACAGCTACCGCGAAATCATTCAGTACATCGGCGATCAGGACCCAACCACTCGCCGCATCTTCGAAGAGATCCTGGCGCAGGAAGAAGAGCACGCCGACGACATGGCCGACCTGCTCGACGGCCTCTGA
- a CDS encoding AGE family epimerase/isomerase, whose translation MPDASFPTAKSELSAAFAEVQQHFMGVVVPLWQGPGWNAEMALPFEAVDAQHRPLPPQRYRAMACARQLFLFSSLIDHPDMPDAAARAAALFRSLQQHFHDAEHGGWFYSIDPQGAPLDRRKDLYTHAFIVFACAHYWGQVREPLVESVLNAALNVVAERFADGDGLYESVLAEDWSSLNAGPLQNPLMHLAEAFLGTLAVRDDADTQAALDALVEAMQRRFVDVEHGVMLEKPLDAVDNWSEPGHQFEWFYLLASSARLRGTPLYRSLETAFAHAEAQGVDQTNGAVAAMLEVDGSVKDGTQRIWAQAEYLRALTLRPDSEHLLARQLKALQAQFLHPTGWNECLDSQGQISRSDMPSTTPYHLATCYIGLAEFFSG comes from the coding sequence ATGCCTGACGCTTCCTTCCCCACCGCCAAGTCTGAACTGTCCGCCGCATTCGCCGAGGTGCAACAACACTTCATGGGCGTGGTCGTGCCGTTGTGGCAGGGCCCGGGGTGGAATGCCGAGATGGCGCTGCCGTTCGAGGCAGTCGACGCCCAGCATCGGCCTCTGCCACCGCAGCGCTACCGGGCCATGGCCTGTGCGCGTCAGCTGTTTCTGTTTTCAAGCCTGATCGATCACCCCGACATGCCCGACGCCGCTGCCCGCGCGGCCGCGCTGTTTCGTTCGTTGCAGCAGCATTTTCACGATGCCGAGCACGGCGGCTGGTTCTACAGCATCGATCCACAGGGCGCGCCGCTGGACCGCCGCAAGGACCTTTACACCCACGCCTTCATCGTCTTTGCCTGCGCGCATTACTGGGGCCAAGTCCGTGAGCCGTTGGTGGAGTCGGTACTCAACGCCGCGCTGAACGTGGTCGCCGAGCGCTTTGCCGATGGCGACGGTTTGTACGAATCCGTGCTGGCCGAGGATTGGTCTTCGCTGAACGCCGGCCCGCTGCAAAACCCGCTGATGCACCTGGCCGAAGCGTTTCTCGGCACACTGGCCGTACGCGATGATGCTGACACGCAGGCGGCGCTGGATGCCTTGGTGGAAGCCATGCAGCGCCGCTTTGTCGATGTCGAGCACGGGGTGATGCTGGAGAAACCGCTGGACGCTGTGGATAACTGGTCCGAGCCGGGGCACCAGTTCGAATGGTTCTACTTGCTGGCGTCGTCCGCGCGTCTGCGGGGCACGCCGCTGTATCGGTCGCTGGAGACTGCGTTCGCCCACGCCGAGGCACAGGGCGTCGATCAAACGAACGGCGCCGTCGCGGCGATGCTGGAAGTGGACGGTTCGGTGAAAGACGGCACGCAGCGCATCTGGGCTCAGGCTGAGTACTTGCGCGCGTTGACGCTGCGGCCTGATAGCGAGCACTTGCTGGCGCGCCAATTGAAAGCGCTACAAGCGCAGTTCCTGCACCCCACCGGCTGGAACGAGTGCCTCGACAGCCAGGGGCAGATCAGCCGCAGCGACATGCCTTCCACGACGCCCTATCACTTGGCGACCTGCTACATCGGGCTGGCCGAGTTTTTCAGCGGCTGA
- a CDS encoding ABC transporter ATP-binding protein, translating to MSKPILELKEIDVYYGPIQALKKVSMHIDEGETVSLIGSNGAGKSTLLMSIFGQPRAASGQIIYQGTDITHKSSHYIASNGIAQSPEGRRVFPDMSVEENLMMGTIPIGDKHASEDMQRMFEMFPRLKERRNQRAMTMSGGEQQMLAIARALMSRPKLLLLDEPSLGLAPIIVKQIFATLRELAQTGMTIFLVEQNANHALKLSDRAYVMVNGEIRLTGTGKELLTNEEVRNAYLGGH from the coding sequence ATGAGTAAGCCGATCCTCGAACTGAAAGAGATCGACGTGTATTACGGGCCGATTCAGGCCCTGAAGAAAGTCTCGATGCACATTGACGAGGGCGAGACGGTCAGCCTGATCGGCTCCAACGGCGCGGGTAAATCCACGCTGCTGATGTCGATCTTCGGCCAGCCGCGCGCCGCTAGTGGCCAGATCATCTACCAGGGCACCGACATTACGCACAAGTCGTCGCACTACATCGCGTCCAACGGTATCGCGCAATCGCCGGAAGGCCGCCGCGTGTTCCCGGACATGTCGGTGGAAGAGAACCTGATGATGGGCACCATCCCCATCGGCGACAAACACGCGAGCGAGGACATGCAGCGTATGTTCGAGATGTTCCCGCGCCTTAAAGAGCGTCGCAACCAACGAGCGATGACGATGTCCGGCGGCGAACAGCAAATGCTCGCCATCGCCCGTGCGTTGATGAGCCGTCCCAAGTTGCTGCTGCTGGACGAGCCGAGCCTGGGTCTGGCGCCGATCATCGTCAAACAGATCTTCGCGACGCTGCGTGAGCTGGCGCAGACCGGCATGACCATCTTCCTGGTCGAGCAGAACGCCAACCATGCGCTGAAGCTGTCGGACCGCGCTTACGTGATGGTTAATGGCGAGATTCGCCTGACGGGCACGGGTAAGGAGTTGCTCACCAACGAGGAGGTCAGGAACGCTTATCTCGGCGGTCACTGA